A segment of the Octopus bimaculoides isolate UCB-OBI-ISO-001 chromosome 12, ASM119413v2, whole genome shotgun sequence genome:
tgctaaaactgaccagattaggcctcttacacttaccctgCAAAGTCATTCTGAAAATTAACAATCATAtctttgaaatatcaaagctacaagataatacaggattaataaTCTGAATTGTAAAGGGTTAACATGTGGTTCATGTCTTGCACCCATACAGGAATGTGGAAACGATCTAGACTGTCATATAAACAAAAACTTCGATACAGAAGCTAAAATGGTTGCTTACAAAGATTTCCTTTGAGCCTTCCATGTTTTGTCACGTGAAATATATTAAAGCTGTTCGATAGCAAACTGTTTACtccttgagttcaaatcttgctgaggttcaTATTGCATTTCACCCTTGTGGGGTAAATAACGTAATTATCAATTGTGCTGGGACAGTATAATTGGCTGCAAGGATTTATTACACTGTACCTGTTAACTTGTTACTAGTCATGTCATTCTATCAaatgtattcattatttattcacattgttttagatTTGTAATGCATTCTCATtgttatgagattttgatgaatgtgattatttttagaatgacattgtggggtaggtgtgagaaaccagatctggcctgtttgaatataaaaaaaaagtagaatatttggggtaaatatggccagtttatatgctaaaggattaaaaggtAGCAGCATGCTGTTAGAATGTAATGGGTAAGTCACTCCAatgattctaagttcaaattccactggggtcaactttatctacagagagagataaaagtaAAGTACCATCAAGTACTCTGGTTGATGGTATTGAATTGCTGTTTCTTCAGAATTGCTTGCTTTATGCCTAAATTAGTAACCATTATTAAAATGTCAGCCTAAAGCTTTACAGTATTTAGTAGCATCCATCCTTCCTGTATTCCATCTTCAATTGTTTTCACCCCCACCACCCATtctgaggctgataaaataagtattaatgaTGAACTAAATTTTAATCATTGATTATGACTCTTAAAATTTCTAACCTTttgctaatgtaaaaaaaaaaaaaagtaaaaaatatttcttcgcATTTTTAGGTATTGCTGCTGTTCGAAATGGCAACTGGGGCCTCTGGAAACCAATGTGGATTTTAGGATCTAGTTTTGCAAACCGCACCATAGGAGTTCTTGGTATGGGAAGAATTGGATATGGTGTGGCTCGGCGCATGAAAGCCTTTTGTATTTCTCGTTTAATCTACCATGATATCAAAGAATCATCATTTGCTCAAGAACTTGGAGCAGAATTTGTTGATCTGGAAACCATACTGAAAGATTCGGATGTCATCTGTATTTGCTGTAACCTGACTCCAGCAACGCATCATCTCTTCAACAAAGAGAACTTCAAGAAGATGAAGAATACGGCAATTCTTATCAATACCAGTCGTGGCGGTGTCATCAATCACGATGATTTATACGATGCCCTAAAAAGTCATGAAATTGGTGCTGCCGGACTTGATGTCACTGAACCTGAACCACTGCCGAAAGATCATCGTCTCAACAAGCTACCAAACTGTGTAGTCACACCACACATGGGTAGCAACACTTGGGAAGCTCGGAACAACATGTCTTACAATGCTGCTCTGAACATCGTTTCTGTCTTTGAGAACCAAACTCCTATAGGAAAGATTAAGAATTAAAGAAGTTTTCAGAAAAAGTCATGTTATAAAGAGATCATAATTACCATtgttataattcttcttcttattgttgttatgaacattattatatcattagggggcagtggattagcagaatcattagagcattggacaaaatgccttNNNNNNNNNNttgcctttcatccttccagggttgataaagtatcagtcaagaacTGGAGGGAGGGATATGATTTAATCAATCAACCCCCCCCCCTTACAAATTTGTAGCCATGTGTTTGAAATTGTTGTTATTCAGGAGCATGGTGGCTTGGCAGACATGTTAGAGCATCGgcgaaataccttgtggtatttgttccagctctttattctctgaattcaaattccaccaaggtcaactttgcctttcatcctttcggggttgataaattaagtaccagtcaagtactggggtcaatattaaGACTGTTCCCCTTGCTCCAAATTTATGGTCATGTGCATTTGtcagattattactattattattattgtaatttaagtGGTAGAGTGCTGGACTAAGTGCTTTGCAGTACTTAGTTCtgtctcttttcattcacaattcaaatcctgctgtggttgAATTTTTCCCCTCTTCATCACTCCAGGTTTGATAAAAATTAGTCTTTTTCAAGTTTGTGACCCTGTGCCAAACTTAATACCTCCctgtctgttattgttattataattttatatttttgttggtaaATGCTTTGTTTTACAATGGTTATAATTTGCCATAAAATaatatctgtctatatttcttAATTATGATGACCACATTAATtacaaattttttaattattattttttttatgaggtATTGGATCTCTGAGAGGTGAGTTTCCAatcaaagacatatatatttctatataatatatatttctcaaaaattACTAATGCCAGTATTGACTTTTTTGGCCTCTTTGATAGTTAATCTTATCTAAAGCGAGTTATTCTCAATTCAAATAATTGGGTTATTAGATAAAATTTAGTCTTAGAAACTGGTCACTTTTTGACCATTGTGGTCGTTCAAAAAAAAGAATGACCAAGTAGTTAAGTATATCAGCTCCTTTCGAAAAGTGAGTGTTGAGAGGTCTGTGtgtaaagtgaaagaaattggtcCCGATGTTATATAGAACCCTCAACCCAATCCTTGCTTTTCaaagtttaatttctttttttctttgtatgttcAGTTGGATAAAGAAGGCACAGCACTTTCCATCAAAGAAGTTTCTGGAAAATAGTAAGGGATGAAAATTGTTCCACTTTAAGGagattaaatttctttttgtggCTTTTTCTTAATCCTGGATTAATCCTTGCTCCATCCCGTAATGCGACCTAGAGGTAGAATCCTCTTCCATTCACTTAAGTTCTCACTCATACTTAAGTGAAACTTAGCTCTCATAACTCAAATATTCAATTATCATGTATGTGATAAATAGGGCCTACTGACTGACCCCATCCCACCCCTTTCCTAATAAAATACAAGGGCAAAACAATCCTTGCCCCGCACTATCCCTCACTTTCAAGAAAGAAGTGTagctttccttctctttctgctGTCAATGTTGTGAGAGGGATTTCGTATCCTAAACACTGCAATACAATGAAACCTTTGTTAATTATACACCTCTCCCCTTCCCCATCTTCAGCTGCCTGCAGATGAGCTGTGCCTCCCCATTTGCAGTTAAGTGATTCATTGATGATAGACTGCACCAGAAATTTGTAGTattgtgagtgcgtatatgtgcgcacactacatatttcaatatgaacatatatatacacacactcgtgtgtgtatatacatataatatacatgtatgtatattaggtaCATGTTTATTCTATTATGTTATGCAGCTgaccaaaatttttattttattctaaacatAAATTTATACCTCTTATAAGGATAGTTTTATCCAAGATACCCTGGTTTAACATAtgttttgaagagatatttcttcaataaatatattataaaacatcaaatattattaaagagTTTGAAAACGGAGAGATTCAATGGATTAACctgttaattaattaacattgccctacaattgtttcacttcacacccaatttaaattacaaaacacaataatataagtttgcattttgaGTAGTCTGGGTTGAAGATCTTCAGGGCAAAATGAACATTAGTTTACATTCTGATCAATTGAAATACTCCAACAGACTCTATAATGTCCAATTTGCCCTGAAGATCTTCCACACAGACTACTTAATTTGCAAAAAtattatgttttgtaatttaaattgggTGTGAAGGCaatgttaaataattaataaatttatacccATTGAATctcaattttcaaatttatatatatattattattattatttctatcttttgaGATTACAatttttgcaaatatttcttctattactactaatgctgctactATTTTCCCTACATTGTCTTCATCTTATTCTTCTCCTTTTGCTtgaccttcctcctcctcttactcttgtctgttttgttatctttcttttgcttttcctcctccatttctttcagattttctttttaaaattttagtagtTAAAGTGTTGTGGTAGATCTAGAAATTATGGCCAATCTAGACGTAAAAACAAACccttatgtttattttaaacttaaacattAGAAAAAGGTTATTTTATCTAAAGCTGGTTGTATGGTGAGAGAAAATGGATAGCGAAAGTGGCTGGGtttggaaaatgtaataaatatgatGGCATTCTTTATAGACAATCCTGGAAATAAACATAAGAATGGCATTATGTGAGTTGGACtggagattaaaaaagaattaatgtattttttgttgttgctaatcAGGTGATGAGATGAAGGTAGGAtcttgtgcgtgcgtgcatgcatgcatgtgtgatatAGTAATTTGCGACTTAAGGAGAGTTGAGTATTCTTGTAGAATTGATagaaaactagaaatagttgaaaCAATAACATTGTGTTGCAGATCCGTCCAATTGTGACGATATCACACTTTAAAGATTTGTCCAAACATCTTGCCATTTATGGTAAACTCACATTTTGAAGATCTGTCCAAACCAACCCCTGAGTGATGAAATCATGAATGTCTTGTGATGAtagtgattttgaaaataatctccATACCAGTTgcattttaattgtttcattggTTTGCAATAGAAACAtgccaaatttattattattattattattattataactgtagCTAttgtctattttgtttgtttattattattatcattttttttttgttttattgttctctagagtttaatatatctgaaaataaattgcTTTATTCTCTCAACTTTGTCTTTGTCATTATTCATGCATGTAACTCATACAAATGATGGTAATAAAGTTGTGAGGCAAACAGTGTtataatacagagagagatattGTGATGAGGTTAAACCATTTGTAGAAGAGGAAAATCCAGGAAGACCTGCAAATG
Coding sequences within it:
- the LOC106880959 gene encoding glyoxylate reductase/hydroxypyruvate reductase; translated protein: MANKVYITRRIPPAGIDLLREKGVEIDFWDSDEAIPHQELVKNMKGKGYTGLLCLLTDQVDAEVFDAAGPNLKVVSTLSVGYEHIDLKECKARNIIACNLSKISTDCVSEFAVTLALAVSRRIEEGIAAVRNGNWGLWKPMWILGSSFANRTIGVLGMGRIGYGVARRMKAFCISRLIYHDIKESSFAQELGAEFVDLETILKDSDVICICCNLTPATHHLFNKENFKKMKNTAILINTSRGGVINHDDLYDALKSHEIGAAGLDVTEPEPLPKDHRLNKLPNCVVTPHMGSNTWEARNNMSYNAALNIVSVFENQTPIGKIKN